One window of the Hypanus sabinus isolate sHypSab1 chromosome 13, sHypSab1.hap1, whole genome shotgun sequence genome contains the following:
- the washc4 gene encoding retrovirus-related Pol polyprotein from transposon 412 isoform X1, with product MGVSEAIETLVLVCPDPVETGGAALLVGTNSPVVRRLLGACKEKGGEDFLETLSVHPVFRAVFAEGVASQGLDPECKRGTVWCTQARPKVIRPGEVALVMGTPRFPGVPTGEALLVDAPDDLEGETRFPAGALVRPEVQRPGVVHARRIAISVRNTTAREITFKRGMPLAHLFPVTVMSSAPVRTPNGEGSEHRRELTAEAFNFGDSPVSPEWKRRLVEKMLKMEAVFSRGEFDVGCSKSTRHTIRVTEDTPFRERSRRLAPADVEDVRQHLCKLKEAGIIAESRSPYASPIVVARKKNGRVRMCVDYRTLNRRTVPDQYTVPRVEDALACLSGAKWFSVLDLRSGYYQIPMSAADKEKTAFICPLGFFQFERMPQGISGAPATFQRLMERTVGDMNLLEVLVYLDDLIVFGSTLEEHEERLLKVLGRLNEEGLKLSLDKCQFCKSSVNYIGHIISREGVATDPTKIEAVTTWPRPQKVGALRSFLGFCGYYRRFVKGYAKVCHPLTQLLCGYPPVGKKRTGNQRQDAGGYWNPAEPFGSRWDDQCEEAFRSLKRALTQAPVLAFADPQKPYVLHTDASREGLGAVLYQEHGKALRPVAFVSRSLSPSERNYPTHKLEFLALKWAVVDKLGDYLYGAKFEVRTDNNPLTYILTSAKLDATGHRWLAALSVYDFSLRYRPGSKNIDADALSRREPGEEERDEDWESVPAPGVKAMCQFVITVKAEGRGRLERAVDHLGVFDDAIPLVYCDLIALGTKQLPELSPGEVATAQQNDPGIGTVWRAVEKGDGALAEKAKHPYVPLLLKEWSRLKLKNKILYRVTMPPDQPHCWQLVLPEEYRQTVLQALHDDSGHLGVEKTYGLLKDRFYWPRMRGDVEEYCRGCRRCIQRKTLPVLAAPLSHLQSAGPLDLVCMDFLSIEPDTSNTANVLVITDHYTRYAQAFPTKDQKATTVAKVLWEKYFVHYGLPRRIHSDQGRDFESRLIQELLTMLGVEKSRTTPYHPQGDPQPERFNRTLLDMLGTLEVGQKSRWSRHIGQLVHCYNCTRNEATGYSPYYLMFGREARLPIDVCFGGGVGEFPGKSHLKYVSDMKRELQRAYELAEAAATKQNQRNKMRYDRKVKFVQLLPGDRVLLRNLGLPGKHKLADRWAASPYVIESQMPNLPVYRVKPEDGKGPIKVLHRNHLLPLGQAVQVDKEPEWEVTPSTRTLRGSGEREEPAAEERGRVPHSGMATDSEEDDSDEWVLFPFAGAPVPGEEAPGPSHTELGERREGLEGQMERQPTLVGERVESEREPERSRVREDPCEEGGAGLSGRPGVSETVGSQVTREPSGAEGVWRSQRIRCPPEWLTYVVPGEPSVISTALGSYVIAFCTWVGFCVLQEALGTSSNAMRA from the coding sequence atgggagtgtcggaagctattgagacgttggtgttggtgtgtcctgacccggtggaaaccggtggtgctgcccttctggtggggactaactccccagttgtgcgacggctcctgggagcttgtaaggagaaagggggggaagactttctggagaccctctcggtgcatccagtgtttcgagcagtgttcgcagaaggggttgcctcccaagggctggacccggagtgtaaacgagggacggtgtggtgtacgcaggcgaggcccaaggtgatccgacccggggaggtagccctagtgatggggacccccagattcccaggagtgccgacgggagaagccctgttagtagacgccccagacgatcttgaaggggagacacgatttccggcgggggcgctggtgaggcccgaagtgcagagaccaggggtggtacatgcgaggcgtatagctataagtgtcaggaacaccacggcaagagaaatcacctttaagaggggaatgccgctggcacatctgttcccggtgacggtaatgtccagcgcaccagtgcggacccctaacggggagggatcggagcatcgaagggagctgaccgctgaagcctttaacttcggggattccccagtgtcgccggagtggaaacgcaggctagtggagaagatgctgaagatggaagctgttttttctcggggcgagtttgatgttggctgctccaaaagcactcgccacaccatccgggtgacggaggacaccccgttccgagagagatcccggcggctggctccggcagatgttgaggacgtgcgacagcacttgtgcaagttgaaggaggccggaatcatagctgagtctcgaagtccttatgcgtccccaatagtggtggcacggaagaagaatgggcgagtgcgcatgtgtgttgactacaggacgttgaatcggcgaactgtccctgatcaatatactgtcccaagagtcgaggatgcgttggcctgcctgagcggtgcaaagtggttcagtgtgctggatttaagaagtgggtattaccagatcccgatgagtgcggccgataaagagaagaccgcttttatctgcccgctggggttctttcagttcgaacgaatgccccaaggcatatccggagccccagccaccttccagaggctcatggagagaactgtgggggatatgaatctgttggaggtgctggtgtacctggacgatttgatagtgtttggatcgactttggaggaacatgaggagagactgttgaaggtgttgggcaggcttaatgaagaagggttgaagctttccctggacaaatgccagttctgcaagtcgtcggttaactacattggccatatcatttcgcgagagggagtggctactgatccaaccaagatagaggctgtgaccacctggccgagaccccagaaagtgggtgctctgcgctcatttttggggttctgtgggtattaccggcgatttgtgaaaggatacgccaaagtgtgtcacccgttaactcagctgttgtgtggctatcccccggtggggaagaagaggacggggaaccagaggcaggatgctggaggatactggaacccggcggaaccttttggctcgagatgggatgatcaatgtgaagaggcgttccgatctttgaaaagggcactgacccaggccccggtgttggcttttgccgatccccagaagccatatgtgctgcacacggatgccagccgagagggtctcggggctgttctgtaccaggagcatggcaaagcattgaggccggtagcctttgtcagccgaagcttgtcgccatcggagagaaactatcccactcacaagttggagttcctggcgctgaagtgggcggtggtggacaagctgggcgattacctttacggagccaagtttgaggtgagaacggataacaatcctctcacttatattttgacttcggcgaagctggatgccacaggacatcggtggctggcggcattgtcggtatatgatttcagcctgaggtaccgccccggaagcaagaatatcgatgcggatgcattgtctcgtcgggagccgggggaggaggagagggacgaggattgggagagtgtccctgcccctggagtgaaggcgatgtgtcagtttgttatcaccgtgaaagccgagggaagagggaggctggaacgagccgtggaccatttgggggtttttgacgacgccatacccctagtttactgtgacctgatcgctctggggactaaacagttgccggaactgagtccgggggaagtggcaactgctcagcaaaatgacccgggcattggcacagtgtggagagcggtcgagaagggggatggggcgttggctgagaaggcgaaacacccatacgtgcctctgttgttgaaggagtggtctcggttgaagttaaagaacaaaatcttgtaccgggtaacgatgcctccggaccaaccccactgttggcaactggtcctgccggaggagtatcgccagactgtactccaggccttacatgatgattctggacatttgggggtggaaaagacatatggattactcaaagaccggttctactggccccggatgaggggggacgtcgaagaatactgtaggggatgccgtcgttgcatccagaggaagaccctgccagtgttggcggctccactgtcgcacttgcagagtgcgggacctctggacctggtatgtatggatttcctgtcgattgagcctgacaccagcaacaccgcgaatgtattagtcatcaccgatcattacactcgctatgctcaggcatttcccaccaaggatcagaaggcgacgacagtggcgaaggtgctatgggagaagtactttgtgcattacggccttcccaggcgaatccatagtgatcaggggcgggactttgagagccgccttatccaggaattactgactatgcttggggttgagaaatccaggactaccccttaccacccacagggagatcctcagccagagagattcaacaggaccctgttggatatgctcgggacgctggaggttgggcagaaaagcaggtggagtcgtcatattggacaattggttcactgttacaattgtactcgcaatgaggctacagggtattcaccctattatctgatgtttgggcgggaagcgaggttgcccattgacgtgtgttttggaggtggagtgggtgaatttcccgggaagtcccatctaaagtacgtgtccgacatgaagagggagttacagcgggcgtacgagttggccgaggcggcggctaccaaacaaaatcagcggaataagatgcggtatgatcgaaaggtgaagtttgtacaattattaccgggggaccgggtccttttacggaatttgggactccctggtaagcacaagttggcagatcgatgggcggccagcccctatgtaatagagagccagatgccgaacctgccagtttaccgggtgaaacccgaggatggaaaagggcctatcaaggtactccataggaatcacctgctgccactgggtcaagcggtgcaggtggataaggagcccgagtgggaggttacgcccagtacaaggactctgcgagggagcggagaacgggaagagcccgctgctgaagagcggggacgggtccctcactcgggaatggctaccgattcagaggaggacgactcagatgagtgggtcctgttcccattcgctggtgctccagtaccaggagaggaggctcctggcccttcccatactgaattgggtgagaggagggaaggtcttgagggtcagatggagaggcagcctacattggtgggagagagggtggaatctgagcgtgagccggagagatctcgggtgagggaggacccctgtgaggaagggggtgcgggtctgtcaggtagacctggggtgtccgagacagtgggttcgcaggtgacgagggagcccagtggggcagaaggggtatggagatctcagaggattaggtgcCCCCCGGagtggttgacatatgtggtaccgggagaaccgagtgtgatttctactgctctgggtagttatgtcattgccttctgcacctgggttgggttttgtgtgttgcaagaagctttggggacctctagtaatgccatgagggcatga